The window aTTTATACTACtgacttaatcccttcaccttttcacctagTCCTCCAACTCttctcccctctggcagccatcagtttgttctttgtgtctatgagtctgtttcagtttttttttttttttttttgaagctggaaacggggagagacagtcagacagactcccgcatgcacccgaccgggatccacccggcacgcccaccaggggcgacgctctgcccaccagggggtgatgctctgcccctcctgggggtcgctctgccgcgaccagagccactctagcgcctggggcagaggccaaggagccatccccagcacccgggccatctttgctccaatggagccttggctgcgggaggggaagagagagacagagaggaaggagggggagggggggtggagaagcaaatgggcgcttctcctatgtgccctggccgggaatcgaacccgggtcccccgcacaccaggccgacgctctaccggtgagccaaccggccagggcctctgtttcagttttgtttgttcatttattttgttctttagattccacttataagtgaaatcatatagtatttgtctttctctgactaactTATTTGacatagcataataccctctagattcATCCATGCTTTGCAAGTGTTAAGATGtcattttttatggccaaataatgttccattgtatatgtactacaactcccccccccccttttcattGACTGTATTGGGTGATACTGTTAACAAAGTTATACagctttcaggtgcacaattttacagCACATtatctgtattgtgtgttcaccaccccaagttaagtctccattcatcaccatttatcccctcataCCTCCCTCCATCTACCTGTactgtcccccccctccccccagccatcaccacactgttggtcaatgtccatgagtttttcttttttttttttttccattttttattcaaTCCCTTCACCCCCCTCACCAAGTACCACGCCAACAACTGTTAGCCTTCTATCTCTGAGTCCCTGTTTTGcttgttgattcattttgttcattagattacataCAAAGGCAATGACATAgctcttgtctttttctgattggctaaaagctctttatttcaccttcaattttgaatgatagccttgctgggtagaatagtcttggctgtaggttcttgcttttcattactttgaatattgcttttcatcactttgaatattttgtgccaatcctttctggcctgaaatgtttctgttgagaaatctgctgaCAGTCTGCTGTGAGTACCCTTGTAGATAActatctttctcttgctgcttttaagattcactCTTTGTCTCTAACCTTTGgcatttaattttgatgtgtcttggtgtgggcctctttgggttcatcttgtttggggctCTCTGTATTATGTGTCttttccttcaccagattagggaagttttagtcattatttcttcagatacGCTCCCagactctcgctgtctctgttctccttctggtacccttaTAATGTGAATAGGGTTATGCTTGGTATTAGCGCAGTGGTTCCTTAAACTatcatcatatttttttaattcttttttgttttgctgctctgattgggtgttttctgctccCTATCTTCCAAATCACTGTTTTGATCCTCTTATTCATCTAATCTTTGCTATTGATTCCTTTTAGTATATTTTTCACTTCAgatattgttttcttgatttctgactggttatttttaatgttatgtatgtcctttttaaatgtttagtatCTCTTTAAGTTCTGAGTTTATCCATTCTTCCCCTAAGctctttgagcatccttatatgcattgttttgaactctgtatctgcttgcttcctttttttgtatttttctgaactgagaagcagggaggcagagagacagactccctcatgtgcccatccaggatccactggcatgcccactagggggcaatgctctgcccatctggggcattgctctgttgcaaccagagccattctagtgcctgaggtggaggtcatggagccatcctcagtgcccaggccagctttgctccagtggagccttggctgtgagaggggaagagagaggcaaaggagagggaagggtggagaagcagatggacacttctcctgtgtgccctggcctggggaatcaaacctgggacttatacactccaggctgacactcgaccactgagcaaaccagccagggcctgcttgcTTCCTTTTcacttagttatttttctggagattttttcttttctttaatttggggcatatttttttggctgcctctgtgtATTTGTTTGTGTGTATTAGGTAGATTTGCTATGTGTTccagtcttggtagagtggccttaggTAGTAGTTGTTCTGTGGGGCTCAATGGCACAAACTGATCACCTGAGTTAAGTGCTCCAGGGCTGTCTTTTGTGTGGGTTATGCGAATCTTTCTGTTATAGTTTAGTCTTGATTGCTGATTTCCTGTTTGTGGGTGAGGTTGACCCTGACCACAGTGTATGAGCTACTGTGCAGCACAGGGGCTGACCCCATGAAATGAAATTTGTCCCAGTGCAGTCTGGTGCCTGccaagatctccctttggatgTGCTGCATGTGGTGCTAATTGAGTCAtgttctgatgttgtctgaagctcaCCATTGTGTGTATTGGTTTTGGGGCATCTTTAGAGGGACTCAGGTATAGGTCAATGTCAGATGCTGCCAGTGCTGGACTCTGAGCTACCAAttaggagctacaaagtgatccacagtttgtggctgcctctgatgGGTCTGAGTATACATGGGAGGTGCCAGGTTGCACACCAAGGCCGGTTTGCACCAGCACTGTGCCTGTGGGCAGGTTGGCAAAAGGCCCAAGGCACCCCAAGATCCTCCTCCATttgctggctgcctgttaggctcagtaaCTGATTGAATTGCATGAGGGAGGTTGTAAGGCCAAGGGTCGCAGCCATTCagtgcaggttctcactgaatttggacagacggtaaagaaacagctgggccaaaaaatggtgggccattcctttattctagccttgcacctggCCAGTGAGAAACACACAGaggggaaaacatttccctttccattcagggctcccaaagccactgacacatccggattttcctagaatcaaaggccccaccaccaccaatcttagtcacctctggttccccatctgccaacatggcttcttactctgcaaaactggcttctctctcctttccttccatcttggtttcttcttcctcttctctttcttcctccttaaaAACTAtgtgggcccacaaagacccctccacTAGCACACAGTAGCataacaatggtccttcccaagcaggaaggtaattagcagtttcacctgggcaatgccatttttaacaaagtgagcaaacaaaaatcacattttacaaatttactTGCCCAACAGAGGTTTTCAGTGAGTCACCCAGTAGGGGTGAGTGGTATTAACCAGGTTGATAGAGATTCAAACTTAGcaccagtgctgggtctgaggccactcagcaaaagtCTCAGGGTACACAAGGCCAGCTACCACCTGCTTGGGGCCTACAGACCTTTGTGGTGAGGTGGGGACTCAGGAGTATTCAGGATGAGGCCACTAGAGTTCATGAGGATAACACAGATTAAATTTTGACTGTGTGGAGGGTGGGGGCATAGCACTGGTCAGGGTGTCTGTTTATTTTGGGGGGCAGGAAATAGACCTTCTTGAGAGCCTTCCAGGAAAGTCTGCACTGCAGGCCCAAGCTGGCCTCAGGCAAAAGACTCCTCCACAGGGCATGAGCTTGACAGGGTGCGGCCACAGCGAGTTGGGAGGGTGGCGCCAGTGCATCCCTACAGGCTGACGTGGCATGAATGGGAATGCTGGactcaagaaagatggcatctggGGGCAATATGGGaaagagagcacagggacagtggTGGCTGTTCCTACAGGTCTCTCCTTGAAGCCTTACGAGGCTCTCCCTGTATGATTTCGTTTTGCTCTGAGTTGCTGTGCCTCTACCTGAGTGCCTGCAAATGGGATTTTGTGTACTGCACCTTTAGGAGAGCGCCTGGATAAATACAAGGAGACGCTCATATTTATCTGGTAGACGGAGTTTCTGCTGATTTTcatagccagatgttatgtgagctcctcttcctggcactggtgcTCCAGGCTGGGGAGCACGGCATGAGGCTGAGACCCCTCGCTTTTCAGAGGGTACTTTTGCACCTGATATATTTGTCTTGATGCTTAGCCACCACATGTGGGTGCGGGGCCAGCCCTTTCCATGTTTCCTTctctaccagtcttgatgtggcttatTCTGTAAGTCTTTGTCAGCTCTTCAGGTTGCTTATTCAAgttgatttttctataatttatttatagttcTGGTTTGGTTTTGAGAAGTGTGCGTAACTTGCACTTTTTTACTTCACTGTCATCTTGCATCTCCCCCAGGGTGAATAATCTTATACACACTTAGTTTGATGAGCAGATATATCTTACGATAAATTTCCAAAATTGGGCAGGCTGGGAAAAGATAAATGCATGTGTAATTTCGATAAGTCCAACATAAGTGATAAACTATTTTGGACTTCAATTCATATTTGAGAGTGTTTGTTGCTTCACAGTTTTTGCCAAAAGAAGAATATTGTAAAAGTTTATGATTTGCCAATTTGTTAGATGAAAAATACTATCTCaattttaattgcttttctcttttatatgtgaggttgaacatattttcatttttattctctttctgcaAGTTGTCTGATCTTGCTCTTTGCCCATTTCGATTGGGTTTCTGGaaattttcttatattgtttctaatattatttttaaaatatattaaggagATTAGGCCTCTTTATTTGTGATATCTCTGATTAGTATCATCTCATTTTATCCTTGCAACAACAACTCTGTGAGCATGTTATTATATTCTCCACTtaactgatgaagaaactgaaataaaGGAGGGTTAAATAATTTCCCCTGGGTCCCCTGATAGGTGATTAAGGCAGGATTTAAACTAGGTATCTCTGACTCCATGCCTGAGTTtttgtgatcatggtatctcccctgccaggtaaggaTATCCATGCCCGAGTTTTTAATGACACTGTTACGAATTGCCTCCCCAAGATAgcagaagaatgaaaataaatcagtgcattaaatttttctttatttgcctaAAAATTCCATGTTTTTTCACTCTGCTTTATGTTTcttcctttgcttctttttttccttcctttttttgagGCAGAGgaggtctttaaaaaataaaatttatgtagcTCCTATCATGTGCTGAGTGCTGGAGATACAGAATTAGAATAATTTGATTTCTACCCTCAAGAGATTCATAGTGTAGGGAGGAAGCCattcacataaaaaatataacatcatgtaccacatttccccatgtataagacgcaccttaatttgggggcccgaaatttgaaaaaaaaaaaattattacataaagttattgaactcaagttttattcatcataaaattcatacaactcctcatcactgtcgaaactcccatccattagcttgtcctcattagtgtctgatgatgaatcactatcttcatatattgttttgtcctcagttccatctatggcatttgaaatgccacagccactgtataagactcacccagtctttagactccaaatttttcgaaaaagtgtgtgtcttataaatggggaaatatggtaataattGTTATAATTCTTTATGTACAAAGGGgaagcctgctagaggatgagaGGGAATCCCATGGAAGGCTTCATAAAGGAGATGAAAGGAGATGACTTTTGAGTTGGTTTTGGGGGCTGAATTGGGCATCTAGACAAAGTGAGGAGGAATGTTTTAGACAGAAGGGACAACATGAAAATTCAGTGACTACTTGGACCTAAACACTTTTATAGATTTCAAtaccatttatttctcctctttgaaAAGTTCTGTTTTTAACGAGCCTCATATCTTCCTACTAGTTTCTCActcctgctctctctccattACTTTTGTCTAGTGGGGACCACTGACGCCACTGATGAAAGCCATGCTACCTGGGCATCGGACCATGAACCCCTGTCCTGTGTGGGAGCGGAAGAGTGGTTCTGTGTACCTATTCTTCATTTGTGTGCGGGGCCACGTCACTGAGCGTCAACAGATTGTGTCAGGCAGGAATGCTGCTCGCCTCTGCTTCATCTGCAGTCGGGATTCTGGCCGTTCGTGGAGCGATGTGAGGGACCTGACTGAGGAGGTTATTGGCCCAGAAGTGAAGCACTGGGCCACGTTTGCTGTGGGCCCGGGCCATGGCATCCAGCTGCAGTCGGGGAGGCTGATCATTCCTGCATATACCTACTATATCCCTTACTGGTTCTTTTGCTTCCCGCTACCATGTAAAGCCAGACCTCATTCCCTGATGATCTACAGTGATGACCTAGGAGTCACATGGCACCATGGCAGGCTCATTAAGCCCATGGTGACAGTGGAATGCGAAGTGGCAGAGGTGACTGGGCGAGCCGGCCACCCTGTGTTGTATTGCAGTGCCCGGACACCAAACAGGTGCCGGGCAGAGGCTGTCAGCACTGACCATGGTGAATGCTTTCAGAAGCCAGCCCTGAGCCGACAGCTCTGTGAGCCTCCGCATGGCTGCCAAGGCAGTGTGGTGAGTTTCCAGCCCCTGGAGATCCCACGTGAGTGCCGGGACCCTGCTGGCAAAGATGCTCTTACTGTTCAGCAGAGCCCTCTGCTGGAGAGTTCTCTGAGGCTGGAGCAGGAAGCTGGGAGTCGGTCAGAATCATGGCTCTTGTACTCACACCCAACCAGTAAGAAACGGAGGGTTAACCTAGGCATCTACCTCAACCGGACCCCCTTGGAGGCCGCTTGCTGGTCCCCACCCTGGATTTTGCACTGCGGGCCTAGTGGCTACTCTGATTtggctgctctggaggagggCTTGTTTGGGTGTTTGTTTGAGTGTGGGACCAAGCGGGAGTGTGAGCAGATTGCCTTCCGCCTGTTTACAGACCAAGAGATCCTGAGCCATGTGCAGGGTGACTGCATCAGCCCTCATAACAACTCTGAACCAATTTAAAACTAATTGGATTAGGATACAACTTTCCATAGAAGGGAAACTATTGGAAGGCAGCCATAGCCAGGGTAATGGAGGCCGGTATAACAGCTTACTGAAACCTACCGGGAATCCCAGAATTTAATATTCTTCTTCCTGCCTTTTTTCACCTCTTCAGAGAGCAAAATGAAAATTTTGCCATAGCCACTGCAGTGGAAATAGCACTGAATTGTGTGAATTAGGAGACCGTGTTATAATCCTGAACCTGCCACTGACTGGCTCTGGGACCTTGAACTCGCTGGGCCTCAGGtctgcatctgtaaaataaaaagattggcTCTCCTTTCATATCCCTTGGGAAGGCAGAGTGCTTCTGTGCTCCATGATCATCAAGTCCTGGCTGCATATATAAGACTGATCTCAAAATGGAAATCAGAGGACTCATCTTTTCAAATGACTCACCAGTCATCCAAGTGTTAGGTTATAGGCAGGTGTCATGGCACAAAGAAAGATCTGGGtggtttgttcagtttttttgttttgttttaaattttatttatttatttttaattatttatttttagataggagagagagacagagagggagagggaggagagagagagaaggggggaggagcaggaagcatcaactcccatatgtgccttgaccaggcaagcccagggtttcgaatctgcgacctcagcatttccaggtcgacgctttatccactgcgccaccacaggtcaggctgttcagtTTTTTATAACAAATATCCATACCCTTCTAATCATGCTCAGAGCTCTACAGGCTGTGCTGGAGGAACTAGGAAAAATGAGGTCATCTACCTTCTTCCACTTTGCAGCTCTACTCAATCGGCCGGTCCTCACCCAGAAAGCATTATCCTTGGTAGAAAGTGAGAGGCTGCGTACTAGTAGTCCTTATTGTTTCTGCTGGCATTGTTCTACGAAGGATGAACCTGAAGTTCTTTATTAGGATGGTTCCTGATGTGAAAATGACACAATTTAGGCTTTAAAGCGTTGGCCAAAACTTCCCAgtctctgccctcaaggagctcacagtttGTGAGGCTAGAAGaggaaaaaactttttaaaaataaatgaagctagGGGGATAGTTTGTAGATATTGGGCTCTAAGTTGGTTTGATGGAAGCTATGATGTCATTGTCTTAGTTGCATCTTGACTGTGCCTGGAGTTATCTGCCCCAAGGCTTGTCCAGGCTGCTGGTTTTCccaagtttgtttttcttaaaatgtccTGGCTCCTCCACACTGTTTGCCAATGGAAAAAGGCTTCGCCCTTAGGAAGGTCTCTGGACACCCCCATACACACACTCCAAACCACTAAATCTGTTTGGACCTACCAAAATCATGATTTTTGAAGTGGGGATAACACTTTGTCTAGTAGTTTGGGGACTGAACTTTGCCAGTACTAGGTCTCTGAGATGATATCAGAGTGGTTACTCTTATTCTAGATTGTTTACTCTATAGCCTGTTACTGTGAGAGAAATTCTGTcatgagatttcttttttgtcCCTCTTAAGCTGACTTATCAactaaatacagggtggggcaaaagtaggtttgcccttgttcatatggaaaataataatacaagaataaactctattttgcatactcacaactataaatctacttttgccccatccctgTATATGTGGTGCTAGGAAATGACCCCAGAGAGCAAGTCTTAGTGGTACAGCATATAGCCTGGGATGCACACTTCAACGGGGAAGAGTCCTACAGGAGGAAAGTAGAGATTACCTTCACCTACTTCAGCATAAGGCTTAAGCCCATGACTTAGGGTGGCTTCTCATATCTTTACTGTTATCCATCTTCCCAGTAGTCAGTTATGATCATTTGCTCACTCAttcatacatttatataaatatttcttgagtgccTGTGCAGAATGTAAGATGCTTTCTGTTGCCATTCCCTGGTTGAAAATAATTTATGGCTCCTCGTTGCCTATTAAAGGGTATTTTAGCCTGGCATGCAGCCTTCAGTTGTTGGGTGAAATAATGATTACTTACTTCTTTATATGAAGCCCACTGTCAGGAGGACCTCTGCCAAGTTGACAAGTGGAAGGAGGTGGAGGAATAGGGGTGGGCagagtggtggtgcaggggagaGAATGAAAAGAACATCCCCCTCTAGAATAGTAGAAACTTCTTGTTCAGCAAAGCTTTCCTGAGCACTGTACTGCAGGTAGATGGGGATAGAGAGGGTGGCCAAGCTCTACAATCAGGCTAAAGGGTGGGGAGAATGAGAACATCAAGACTTCTTTGAGACCATCTGAGAAGGGAGCCAAGGAAGGGGCTTCAGTCACATGCCAGTGTGGACCACAGATGTCCAGTACCATACTCAGAAGATGTCTCTTCCATCTTTAGTTGCCCTCATCTTTagtttctccttcccttttgcCTCATGTTTGCTTCTCAGTGAGAAATTCCCTTATTAGGCAAAGGGTCTATGTGCACATATCAGGAATAGCAAGAAAAGAGAGTTGGGGACAGGCATCCACAATGAGGATTTGAGAAACAGTGGGTGATGGCAGCTATGAAGAAAACCACAGAGAATTCCTGGCATGTGTATGAAGAGAAAGTAGCACAGACATGAGGCCCAGGCCAGAGAGATGGTATAGGTGTTGCTTGCTGTGAAGAAGTGATAATAGGCTGGAGCTGTTCCCGAAGCATGTGGCAGCAGACAGAGGCCTGCACAGGGCAGCAGGTTAGGCTGCAGATAAGTTTCTACCAAGCCCTGTGACTAAGCTAGCTTAACATGTCTGCTCTAGGTGACAGACAAAAACAGCTTTAGCCACAACAACTCTGTGCCAATTACTGAATATCTTCAGGGCATTAGGACCTATACCATGATACTGGTATCCTAACTAAGCCCCTTCAGCCACTTTCGGGTTGGTAGAATGGAGAAGGCAGGGCAAGTGGTGGTGGCTGTGAAGAAAACAGGAAGGCAGACTGAAGGCCACTAATCTAGAGGCCTGGAGAGGCTGTGGTCCTTTGCTCCCAGATGCCCCCTGCCCTGTCCTTGGACCCTTAGAATGGATCCATCTAGCACCATCCAGTGCTTTCTCACTGGAAGTACGAGAAAGCACAAGTAGTGGGCTCCTGCTGCTGGTGTGCACCCAGACCAGCCTCCCAGCCATTTAAcctgctgctcctgctcctgctcctgctcctgctcctgctccctaAGTCTGGTTCCTCACTCCTAGGCTCCTGATATTTACTTCAAGCCTTTGTTATTTGGATCTGTTTCTCCTGGTTATTAGTCTCCCCTCAGATATCCACAGGGTATCATGTAACTACAAACATAGGTAAGAAACCTTGCAGCTTGCCTGTTGGGTAGCTCATGGGACCCACAGAGGCCACCCTGATACTGCACAGCCTCCGCCCCAGGACAGTGGGATTTAATACTTCTACTTGGGCCAGATTAAGTTGCGCAGTCTCCAGTAGGCAGTGAATTTTCCCCACTGCATTATTCAGTAAATGTGTCATCCTTGCCTGGGCTGCCACAGTGTGCAGTCTGAGCCTCCCTTGGGCCCTACCACAGGCTCCCCTGAGCTATTTATTGTCTTATGTGCCCTTTAGGCCTCTGCTAGGCTGTGAACTCCGTGAGGGCCAAATCTGACTCTTCACTATGTCCTTTTTACCTTGAATCACAAtgacttatttataaataaatgctttttctatcatatttttaattccCTGAAGATAAGggttcttgagttctctccatcctctgcacccagcacagggcctggcacaggacAGACAACAGTAAAGTTATGCTGAattaataaaagacttaaagACCCTTTGCCTTCTGGAGCTAATTGAAAAGGCTGGGGTGAGATTCCTCTCCGAGAGGAGCATGTTGTGCCCCTCTGGATCCACAGCACTCTACATCTGCTGAGTACTCGCCCTAACGGAGACTTCTCTGCTGGCCTGCTTCCAGGTCAGTCACAGTGTTTCCTTAGAATCAGCttttctctggcttgagcttggtCCTGCCTGGAAATCTGAAGGATCACAGCCCAAGCCCAAAGCGAAGCCTTGATTTGAGGTTCTCATTTCACTGGTATTCCCCCTTGTCTAATTGGGTTTTCTATAACTGTGACTCCTCCAGGGCTATAAGGGAAATGCTGGGCTCAGCACATTCTGTGCATgccttttttatcttctttttccaagtgagaggaggggagatagactcctgcctgcgccctaactgggatctacccgcaGCCCCCATCGTCTGGGGCtgattttagcacctaaggcagaggctcctcaGAGCTGCCattagcgcctggggccgatgcacttgaatccatccagccatggctgcgggagaggagagagagaaaagggagtggagcagagggtcacttctcctgtgtgccctgactaggaatcaaacccaggacttccacacaccaggccaatgctttaccactcaGCCAGCTGTCCAGGGCCTGTGCATGTCTTGGCTCTGTGATACCAGTGCCACAAATGCTCTCTGTATTGTAGAAACTGCTGTGACGCTGAAGcaaggaagatgaataaagagcATAATTCTGACATCTTCTGGTTTTGTTGTGGAGGAAAGTAGGAGGCCATCATCCTAATACTTATAGTTTGGATCTGCGgcatttttttggttttcataaGAACTTTTActttcagaaaatattaataattttttgcaCTTTTACACATTGTTACTTGAACTTAGTTACCAATCAAGGAAAGCAGGCAGAGGTGACTGCACAATAGCTGTTATGTGGAGGTACCAGGGTCCCCCTTCTGACaccagcccaagtgtctgtcacttCATgtcttgtttcttaaaaaaaaacaaaaacaaaaaaccttaagaTTACTCTCAAATTGCAGTTGGAGAGACCACAAACATTTACCTCAATGAAGTTCGGTGATAGCTTTAacttaggatttttttaaaatttattttattttgtatttctcttaagtgaaaagtggggaggcagagagacagatgccttcatgcgcccaaccaggatccactcagcaagcccactaggggtgatgctctgttacaacctgagccattttagcgcctggggtgaggccatggagccatcctcagtgcccaggccaacttgctcc is drawn from Saccopteryx leptura isolate mSacLep1 chromosome 1, mSacLep1_pri_phased_curated, whole genome shotgun sequence and contains these coding sequences:
- the NEU3 gene encoding LOW QUALITY PROTEIN: sialidase-3 (The sequence of the model RefSeq protein was modified relative to this genomic sequence to represent the inferred CDS: deleted 1 base in 1 codon) — encoded protein: MEEPGSHAEVMEEVTSCSFSRPLFQQEDERGITYRIPALLYIPPTHTFLAFAEKRSTCRDEDALHLVLRRGLRTGQSVQWGPLTPLMKAMLPGHRTMNPCPVWERKSGSVYLFFICVRGHVTERQQIVSGRNAARLCFICSRDSGRSWSDVRDLTEEVIGPEVKHWATFAVGPGHGIQLQSGRLIIPAYTYYIPYWFFCFPLPCKARPHSLMIYSDDLGVTWHHGRLIKPMVTVECEVAEVTGRAGHPVLYCSARTPNRCRAEAVSTDHGECFQKPALSRQLCEPPHGCQGSVVSFQPLEIPRECRDPAGKDALTVQQSPLLESSLRLEQEAGSRSESWLLYSHPTSKKRRVNLGIYLNRTPLEAACWSPPWILHCGPSGYSDLAALEEGLFGCLFECGTKRECEQIAFRLFTDQEILSHVQGDCISPHNNSNQFKTNWIRIQLSIEGKLLEGSHSQGNGGRYNSLLKPTGNPRI